A window from Pseudomonas frederiksbergensis encodes these proteins:
- the aroQ gene encoding type II 3-dehydroquinate dehydratase produces the protein MPPIVLVLNGPNLNLLGTREPATYGHETLADLSALCGRAAEEFGLAVEFRQTNHEGELLDWIHAARGRCAGIVINPAAWTHTSVAIRDALVASELPVIEVHLSNVHAREPFRHHSFVSAIATAVMAGFGSHGYRLALEHFSQRLKG, from the coding sequence ATGCCCCCTATCGTTCTGGTGCTCAACGGCCCGAACCTGAACCTGCTCGGCACCCGTGAACCGGCGACTTACGGTCACGAAACCCTGGCCGACCTCTCAGCCTTGTGCGGTCGTGCCGCCGAAGAGTTCGGCCTGGCGGTGGAGTTTCGCCAGACCAATCATGAAGGCGAACTGCTCGACTGGATTCACGCCGCGCGCGGCCGTTGTGCCGGGATCGTCATCAACCCGGCCGCCTGGACTCACACCTCGGTCGCGATTCGCGATGCCCTGGTCGCCAGCGAACTGCCGGTGATCGAAGTCCACCTGTCCAACGTTCATGCCCGCGAGCCCTTCCGCCACCACTCTTTTGTGTCGGCCATCGCCACGGCGGTGATGGCCGGTTTCGGCAGCCACGGCTATCGTCTGGCGCTGGAGCATTTCAGCCAACGTTTAAAAGGATGA
- a CDS encoding shikimate dehydrogenase has protein sequence MKTVTQTNAVLAGLIGAGIQASRTPALHEHEGDAQGLRYLYRLIDLDPLKLDSSALPDLLVAAERMNFTGLNITFPCKQTIIPLLDELSPEARGIGAVNTVVLKDGKRIGHNTDCLGFAEGFRRGLKGVALERVVQMGAGGAGAAVAHALLSEGVQLLSIFDVETSRAQSLADNLNQHFGGGRAVAGHDLPSTLAQADGLVNTTPVGMKKLPGMPVPVELLRGELWVAEIVYFPLETELLRNARALGCRTLDGGNMAVFQAVKAFELFSGVVPDAQRMLEHFQSMNG, from the coding sequence ATGAAGACCGTGACTCAGACCAACGCTGTACTGGCCGGACTGATCGGTGCCGGCATCCAGGCTTCTCGCACCCCGGCGCTGCACGAGCATGAAGGTGATGCCCAGGGGTTGCGTTACCTCTATCGATTGATCGATCTGGACCCGTTGAAACTCGACAGCAGTGCCCTGCCCGACCTGTTGGTAGCCGCCGAGCGGATGAACTTCACCGGCCTGAACATCACCTTTCCGTGCAAGCAGACGATCATTCCGCTACTCGACGAATTGTCCCCGGAGGCCCGCGGCATTGGGGCGGTGAACACGGTGGTGTTGAAGGACGGCAAACGCATCGGCCACAACACCGATTGCCTGGGCTTCGCCGAGGGTTTTCGTCGCGGCTTGAAGGGCGTTGCCCTTGAGCGCGTCGTGCAAATGGGCGCCGGTGGTGCCGGCGCGGCAGTGGCCCACGCACTCTTGAGTGAAGGCGTGCAGCTGCTGAGCATTTTCGACGTGGAGACCAGCCGCGCCCAGAGCCTGGCGGACAACCTCAATCAACATTTCGGCGGCGGCCGGGCTGTGGCGGGCCATGACTTGCCAAGCACTCTCGCCCAGGCCGACGGCCTGGTGAACACCACCCCCGTGGGCATGAAGAAACTGCCGGGCATGCCGGTGCCGGTGGAGCTGCTTCGAGGTGAGTTATGGGTGGCGGAGATCGTTTACTTTCCGCTGGAAACCGAACTGCTGCGCAACGCCCGCGCGTTGGGTTGCCGCACGCTGGATGGCGGTAACATGGCGGTGTTTCAGGCGGTGAAGGCGTTTGAGTTGTTCAGTGGCGTGGTGCCGGATGCGCAGCGAATGCTCGAGCATTTCCAGAGCATGAATGGCTGA